From one Streptomyces chromofuscus genomic stretch:
- the mqnP gene encoding menaquinone biosynthesis prenyltransferase MqnP — protein MSSASAALPQPGRTKAFLRLVMIEHSVFALPFAYIASLTAMFQWDRNIHWGRLLLVTVCMVGLRTFAMAVNRIIDREIDARNPRTAHRELVTGAMSVRHAWTGALIALVVFLGAAALLNPLCLALAPVAVVPMVVYPYGKRFTNFPQAILGLAQAMGPVGGWLAISGAWSWEAVILGLAVGVWIGGFDLIYACQDVETDREIGVMSVPARFGIPAAIRSARVCHAVTTALFVWYGLATDAGAFFWLGLLIVAGAFVYEHTIVRPHDLSRLNRAFFSVNGFIGIALFVCALLDLLVRGLTV, from the coding sequence GTGAGTTCCGCTTCCGCCGCGCTCCCGCAGCCGGGCCGCACCAAGGCGTTCCTGCGCCTGGTGATGATCGAGCACTCGGTCTTCGCGCTGCCCTTCGCCTACATCGCCTCGCTCACGGCGATGTTCCAGTGGGACCGGAACATCCACTGGGGCCGTCTGCTGCTGGTCACCGTCTGCATGGTGGGCCTGCGCACCTTCGCCATGGCCGTCAACCGGATCATCGACCGCGAGATCGACGCCCGGAACCCGCGCACGGCCCACCGCGAGCTGGTCACGGGCGCGATGTCGGTGCGGCACGCCTGGACCGGCGCCCTGATCGCCCTGGTCGTCTTCCTCGGCGCGGCGGCGCTGCTCAACCCCCTGTGCCTGGCCCTCGCGCCCGTCGCGGTCGTCCCGATGGTGGTCTACCCCTACGGCAAGCGGTTCACGAACTTCCCGCAGGCCATCCTCGGCCTCGCCCAGGCGATGGGCCCGGTCGGCGGCTGGCTGGCGATCAGCGGAGCCTGGTCCTGGGAGGCCGTGATCCTCGGCCTCGCCGTGGGCGTCTGGATCGGCGGTTTCGACCTGATCTACGCATGCCAGGACGTCGAGACCGACCGCGAGATCGGCGTCATGTCCGTTCCGGCCCGCTTCGGCATCCCGGCGGCGATCCGGTCGGCCCGCGTCTGCCACGCCGTGACGACGGCCCTGTTCGTCTGGTACGGCCTCGCCACCGACGCGGGCGCCTTCTTCTGGCTGGGCCTGCTGATCGTCGCGGGCGCGTTCGTGTACGAGCACACCATCGTCCGCCCGCACGACCTGTCACGGCTGAACAGGGCGTTCTTCAGCGTCAACGGGTTCATCGGGATTGCCCTGTTCGTGTGCGCGCTGCTCGATCTTCTGGTTCGGGGTCTGACCGTGTGA
- a CDS encoding Uma2 family endonuclease, whose amino-acid sequence MTVSGIDRLHSQLSKLEDLFPGYLTEIVEGSIVMNPVRAFHGRTIQRLWSIVEGQLPPGWAIVSDVAFPFDDANEFCPDLAVIPAEAEAENRAAYPADLIELVAEVVSPESVRRDYEFKPRWYASRGIANYLVLDPLQGHIVTMWNPGPDGYRGRDLIPYGPDLSVDTSLGKLTLPTGQLPVDPKAADPS is encoded by the coding sequence GTGACCGTCTCGGGCATCGACCGCCTGCACTCGCAGCTCAGCAAGCTGGAGGATCTCTTCCCCGGCTATCTGACGGAGATTGTCGAGGGCAGCATCGTGATGAACCCGGTCAGGGCGTTTCACGGGAGGACCATCCAACGGCTGTGGTCCATCGTGGAAGGCCAGTTGCCACCCGGCTGGGCCATCGTGAGCGATGTCGCCTTCCCCTTCGACGACGCCAATGAGTTCTGCCCCGACCTCGCTGTCATCCCGGCCGAGGCGGAGGCCGAGAACCGCGCCGCGTACCCGGCCGACCTGATCGAGCTCGTGGCCGAGGTGGTGTCCCCGGAAAGCGTCCGCCGCGACTACGAGTTCAAGCCCCGCTGGTACGCCTCCCGCGGCATCGCCAACTACCTGGTGCTCGACCCGCTCCAGGGGCACATCGTGACGATGTGGAATCCCGGCCCCGACGGCTACCGCGGCCGAGACCTCATCCCGTACGGCCCCGATCTGTCCGTGGACACCTCGCTGGGCAAGCTGACGCTGCCGACCGGTCAGCTCCCCGTCGATCCCAAGGCGGCCGACCCGTCCTGA
- a CDS encoding UbiX family flavin prenyltransferase: MNAGESQRVPWIVGVSGASGTPYAAAVLRALLEAGESVDLVVSRASRLTLLDETGLPFRDAHWRDDLRQWLSRGADGKPDTFDVALDDVRHWSAGDLAAGPSSGSYPAKGMLIVPASTACVAGVALGLSKDLLQRAASVTLKEGRPLVVAVREAPLGGQTLRHLVSLDDAGAAVVPASPAFYAGATHIQDLVDFVAGRVLDAAGVPHTLYRRWAGGLGGGSRTT, from the coding sequence GTGAACGCAGGGGAATCGCAGCGCGTGCCTTGGATCGTGGGGGTGTCCGGAGCATCCGGGACGCCGTATGCGGCTGCAGTGCTGCGTGCGCTGCTGGAGGCGGGGGAGAGCGTCGACCTGGTCGTCAGCCGGGCCTCCCGGCTCACCCTGCTGGACGAGACCGGCCTCCCCTTCCGGGACGCGCACTGGCGCGACGACCTGCGGCAATGGCTGTCCAGGGGAGCCGACGGCAAGCCGGACACCTTCGACGTCGCGCTCGACGACGTACGGCACTGGAGCGCGGGCGACCTCGCCGCCGGGCCGTCCTCGGGGTCGTACCCCGCGAAGGGGATGCTGATCGTGCCGGCGTCCACCGCCTGCGTCGCCGGAGTCGCCCTCGGGCTCTCCAAGGACCTGCTGCAACGGGCCGCGAGCGTCACCTTGAAGGAAGGGCGTCCACTGGTCGTCGCCGTGCGCGAGGCCCCGCTCGGCGGGCAGACGCTGCGGCACCTGGTCTCCCTGGACGACGCCGGCGCGGCCGTCGTACCCGCCTCGCCCGCCTTCTACGCGGGCGCCACGCACATCCAGGACCTCGTCGACTTCGTCGCCGGACGGGTCCTCGACGCGGCCGGCGTCCCCCACACGCTCTACCGCCGCTGGGCCGGCGGACTGGGCGGCGGTTCGCGCACCACCTGA
- a CDS encoding Lrp/AsnC family transcriptional regulator: MDAVDRQLIQALRENGRASYAELGRLVGLSGPSVTDRINRLEAAGVITGYRATVNAASLGLGVTALIGISLSDAADHEDVAQRLRDLPEIEDCWFIAGDDSYMLKVRATDVDGLEKIIRRLSGTKGVSRTRTTIVLSTKWENRVGELPEEV; this comes from the coding sequence ATGGACGCCGTGGACAGGCAGCTCATCCAGGCCCTCAGGGAGAACGGCCGGGCCTCCTACGCGGAGCTGGGGCGCCTCGTCGGCCTGTCGGGACCCAGCGTCACCGACCGCATCAACCGGCTGGAGGCCGCCGGCGTCATCACCGGCTACCGCGCCACCGTGAACGCCGCCTCCCTCGGTCTCGGGGTCACCGCCCTGATCGGCATCTCCCTCTCCGACGCCGCCGACCACGAGGACGTCGCGCAGCGGCTGAGGGACCTGCCGGAGATCGAGGACTGCTGGTTCATCGCCGGGGACGACTCGTACATGCTCAAGGTGCGGGCGACCGACGTGGACGGGCTGGAGAAGATCATCCGCCGGCTGAGCGGAACCAAGGGCGTGTCCCGGACCCGGACCACCATCGTGCTGTCCACGAAGTGGGAGAACCGGGTGGGTGAGCTGCCCGAAGAGGTGTAG
- the mqnE gene encoding aminofutalosine synthase MqnE yields the protein MDVGLKRELEEKVRSGERLTREDGIALYGSDDLAWLGGLAHEVRTRKNGDVVHFNVNRHLNMTNVCTASCAYCSFQRKPGEKDAYTMRIEEAVKLAKALEADNLTELHIVNGLHPNLPWRYYPRSLRELKAALPNVSLKAFTATEIHHFETISGLSASEILDELIDAGLESLTGGGAEIFDWEVRQHIVDHRTHWEDWSRIHRLAHEKGLKTPCTMLYGHIEEPRHRVDHVLRLRELQDETGGFQVFIPLRYQHDFVDMQDGKVRNRLQARTTMATPLEALKTFAVSRLLFDNVPHVKVFWVMHGVQTAQLALQHGADDMDGSVVEYKITHDADNYGTPHKLTRDDLLDLIRDAGFRPVERNTRYEIIREFEGPDPARREAPQPMRV from the coding sequence ATGGATGTCGGGCTCAAGCGCGAGCTGGAGGAGAAGGTCCGCTCCGGTGAGCGGCTGACCCGCGAGGACGGCATCGCGCTGTACGGGTCGGACGACCTGGCCTGGCTCGGCGGCCTCGCCCACGAGGTGCGCACGCGCAAGAACGGCGACGTGGTCCACTTCAACGTCAACCGCCACCTCAACATGACCAACGTCTGTACGGCCTCCTGCGCGTACTGCTCCTTCCAGCGCAAGCCCGGCGAGAAGGACGCGTACACCATGCGCATCGAGGAGGCCGTCAAGCTCGCCAAGGCGCTGGAGGCCGACAACCTCACCGAGCTGCACATCGTCAACGGGCTGCATCCCAACCTGCCCTGGCGGTACTACCCGCGTTCGCTGCGCGAGCTGAAGGCCGCCCTGCCGAACGTGTCGCTGAAGGCCTTCACGGCCACCGAGATCCACCACTTCGAGACCATCTCCGGGCTCTCCGCCTCCGAGATCCTCGACGAGCTGATCGACGCGGGCCTGGAGTCCCTCACCGGCGGTGGCGCGGAGATCTTCGACTGGGAGGTCCGGCAGCACATCGTGGACCACCGCACCCACTGGGAGGACTGGTCCCGCATCCACCGGCTGGCGCACGAGAAGGGACTGAAGACCCCGTGCACCATGCTCTACGGCCACATCGAGGAGCCCCGCCACCGCGTCGACCACGTGCTGCGCCTGCGCGAGCTGCAGGACGAGACCGGCGGCTTCCAGGTCTTCATCCCGCTGCGCTACCAGCACGACTTCGTCGACATGCAGGACGGCAAGGTACGCAACCGGCTCCAGGCCCGCACGACCATGGCGACCCCGCTGGAGGCGCTGAAGACCTTCGCCGTCTCCCGGCTCCTGTTCGACAACGTGCCGCACGTCAAGGTCTTCTGGGTGATGCACGGCGTGCAGACCGCCCAGCTCGCCCTCCAGCACGGCGCCGACGACATGGACGGCTCGGTCGTCGAGTACAAGATCACGCACGACGCCGACAACTACGGCACGCCCCACAAGCTCACTCGCGACGACCTGCTGGACCTCATCCGCGACGCGGGCTTCCGGCCGGTGGAGCGCAACACGCGCTACGAGATCATCCGCGAGTTCGAGGGTCCCGACCCGGCACGCCGTGAGGCGCCGCAGCCGATGCGGGTGTGA
- a CDS encoding UdgX family uracil-DNA binding protein (This protein belongs to the uracil DNA glycosylase superfamily, members of which act in excision repair of DNA. However, it belongs more specifically to UdgX branch, whose founding member was found to bind uracil in DNA (where it does not belong), without cleaving it, appears to promote DNA repair by a pathway involving RecA, rather than base excision.): MTSRTTAPEDQYTAEPFVPESAGLADLRKAASGCRGCPLHRDATQTVFGAGNEHARVMLVGEQPGDQEDRQGRPFVGPAGKLLDRALAEAGIDPGEAYVTNAVKHFKFTRAEPRKRRIHKAPSLRETTACGPWLAAELALVEPELIVVLGATAGKALLGSSFRVTQVRGTVLEEEIHGRRERLVPTVHPSSVLRADDREAAYRGLVSDLTVAARALS, translated from the coding sequence GTGACCTCACGCACCACCGCCCCCGAGGACCAGTACACCGCCGAGCCCTTCGTTCCGGAGAGCGCCGGGCTCGCGGACCTGCGCAAGGCCGCCTCCGGCTGCCGGGGCTGCCCCCTCCACCGGGACGCAACTCAGACCGTGTTCGGCGCCGGGAACGAGCACGCCCGCGTCATGCTCGTCGGCGAGCAGCCCGGCGACCAGGAGGACCGCCAGGGCCGGCCCTTCGTCGGCCCCGCCGGGAAGCTGCTCGACCGGGCGCTCGCCGAGGCCGGTATCGACCCCGGCGAGGCGTACGTCACCAACGCCGTCAAGCACTTCAAGTTCACCCGGGCGGAACCCCGCAAGCGGCGGATCCACAAGGCGCCGAGCCTGCGGGAGACGACCGCGTGCGGTCCGTGGCTCGCCGCCGAGCTGGCCCTCGTCGAACCCGAGCTGATCGTGGTGCTGGGCGCCACCGCGGGCAAGGCGCTGCTGGGCTCGTCGTTCCGGGTGACGCAGGTGCGGGGGACCGTGCTGGAGGAGGAGATCCACGGGCGGCGCGAACGGCTGGTGCCGACCGTGCACCCGTCGTCGGTCCTGCGCGCGGACGACCGTGAGGCGGCCTACCGGGGGCTGGTCTCGGATCTGACGGTGGCGGCACGGGCACTGTCCTAG
- a CDS encoding GNAT family N-acetyltransferase, protein MPLAFVLDPAVDRPLRDGLLDLWTDVSNADGAVGFVPPVTRETVRPELVKQLVAMAEGRSRLLAGFDEDGRVAATAFLTFNTHRLMRHWLWLYTVMVHPRHQGKGYGRDLLAAAADAARGIEGIEAIRLTCRGGLGLERFYESSGYKEVGRVPAAIRVAPGDDRDDVVMLLPLH, encoded by the coding sequence ATGCCCCTTGCCTTCGTTCTCGACCCCGCCGTGGACCGCCCCCTGCGCGACGGCCTGCTCGACCTGTGGACGGATGTCTCCAACGCCGACGGAGCCGTCGGTTTCGTGCCGCCCGTGACCCGGGAGACCGTCCGCCCCGAACTGGTGAAGCAACTCGTGGCGATGGCAGAGGGCCGCAGCCGGCTGCTCGCCGGATTCGACGAGGACGGCCGGGTCGCCGCGACCGCGTTCCTCACCTTCAACACGCACCGGCTGATGCGGCACTGGCTGTGGCTCTACACCGTGATGGTGCATCCCCGTCACCAGGGCAAGGGCTACGGCCGGGACCTGCTCGCCGCCGCGGCGGACGCCGCCCGCGGGATCGAGGGGATCGAGGCGATACGGCTGACGTGCCGGGGCGGGCTGGGGCTCGAGCGGTTCTACGAGTCCTCCGGCTACAAGGAGGTCGGCCGAGTCCCCGCCGCCATCCGGGTCGCGCCCGGCGACGACCGCGACGATGTCGTCATGCTCCTGCCGCTGCACTGA
- a CDS encoding DUF4229 domain-containing protein, which translates to MLRYTLMRLGIFVGCFVVVWGLVYSGLAPRGLGSSNGVWVVLLALVISAPISFVVLRKERDRASVQIVQKVDRAKANLEANRSQEDAADDTARAQGHAS; encoded by the coding sequence ATGCTCCGCTACACGCTGATGCGCCTCGGGATCTTCGTGGGCTGCTTCGTGGTCGTCTGGGGACTCGTCTACTCCGGTCTCGCCCCGCGTGGACTCGGCTCCTCCAACGGCGTCTGGGTGGTGCTGCTCGCGCTGGTGATCTCCGCGCCGATCAGCTTCGTCGTGCTGCGCAAGGAGCGGGACCGGGCCTCCGTGCAGATCGTGCAGAAGGTGGACCGCGCCAAGGCCAACCTCGAGGCCAACCGCAGCCAGGAGGACGCCGCCGACGACACGGCACGTGCGCAAGGGCATGCTTCGTAA
- a CDS encoding TetR/AcrR family transcriptional regulator codes for MGAVKTKRMPRAVREQQMLDAAVQIFGQRGYIAASMDDIAELAGVSKPLVYLYLNSKDDLFTACIRREAQALFAAVRAGVRRELPADRQLWDGLLAFFTHTARHPDGWSVLHLQARTHGEVFAAEVTVVRAGIVAFVTQLIAEAARDALARSADRAPAGGASVDPPLPERDVAGLAEALVGAAESLADWANATPSVTARQAAATLMNFAWTGLGELMAGRRWSPPSA; via the coding sequence ATGGGTGCCGTCAAGACCAAGCGGATGCCGCGTGCGGTCCGTGAGCAGCAGATGCTGGACGCCGCCGTCCAGATCTTCGGGCAGCGGGGCTACATCGCGGCGTCGATGGACGACATCGCCGAACTGGCGGGCGTGTCGAAGCCGTTGGTGTACCTCTACCTCAACTCCAAGGACGACCTCTTCACGGCCTGCATCCGCCGCGAGGCCCAGGCCCTCTTCGCGGCCGTACGGGCCGGGGTGCGGCGTGAGCTGCCCGCCGACCGTCAACTCTGGGACGGGCTGCTGGCGTTCTTCACCCACACCGCCCGGCACCCCGACGGCTGGTCCGTGCTGCACCTCCAGGCCCGCACCCACGGGGAGGTGTTCGCCGCCGAGGTCACCGTGGTGCGCGCGGGCATCGTCGCCTTCGTCACCCAGCTCATCGCCGAGGCCGCGCGCGACGCCCTTGCCCGGTCCGCCGACCGGGCTCCGGCGGGCGGCGCCTCCGTGGACCCGCCGCTGCCCGAACGGGACGTCGCCGGGCTCGCCGAGGCCCTGGTCGGCGCCGCCGAGTCGCTCGCCGACTGGGCCAACGCGACCCCGTCGGTGACGGCCCGGCAGGCGGCGGCGACCCTGATGAACTTCGCCTGGACCGGGCTCGGCGAGCTCATGGCCGGCCGGCGCTGGTCACCGCCGAGCGCGTGA
- a CDS encoding MaoC family dehydratase: protein MTMADHLPLLTGALRSPFKRPRPDARFPRTRLVRSGVRIDLARLAAYELVCGFPTGADALPLTYPHVLAFPLAMRLLGGRDFPLPLLGLVHTSIELTRHTALSATDAYDLAVRVAGLAPHRRGTEATVVTEALAGGEVVWESRSTYLARHRTDGGPQAGSKERTPLPAGGEWRLRADIGRRYAAVSGDRNPIHLHPLTARPFGFRRPIAHGMWTVARCLAAHGTPEAVLVRAEFRAPVPLPGTVEYAAGGGRFELRRGDQVHVGGAVHPLPSRARR from the coding sequence ATGACCATGGCCGACCACCTCCCGCTCCTCACCGGCGCGCTCCGCTCCCCCTTCAAGCGCCCTCGCCCGGACGCCCGCTTCCCCCGCACCCGGCTGGTCCGGTCCGGCGTCCGGATCGACCTGGCCCGGCTCGCCGCCTACGAGCTGGTCTGCGGCTTCCCCACCGGCGCCGACGCCCTCCCCCTCACCTATCCGCACGTCCTGGCCTTTCCGCTGGCCATGCGGCTGTTGGGCGGGCGGGACTTCCCGCTGCCGCTGCTCGGCCTGGTCCACACCTCGATCGAGCTGACCCGCCACACCGCCCTCTCGGCCACCGACGCGTACGACCTCGCCGTGCGCGTCGCGGGGCTGGCCCCGCACCGGCGCGGGACGGAGGCGACGGTGGTGACCGAGGCGCTGGCCGGCGGCGAGGTCGTGTGGGAGTCGCGCAGCACCTATCTGGCCCGGCACCGCACCGACGGTGGACCGCAGGCCGGGTCCAAAGAGCGCACGCCGCTGCCCGCGGGCGGGGAGTGGCGGCTCCGCGCCGACATCGGGCGGCGCTACGCCGCCGTCTCCGGCGACCGCAACCCCATCCACCTGCACCCGCTCACCGCCCGCCCGTTCGGCTTCCGGCGGCCGATCGCGCACGGCATGTGGACGGTGGCCCGCTGTCTCGCCGCGCACGGCACACCCGAAGCGGTGCTGGTCAGGGCCGAGTTCCGGGCGCCGGTGCCGCTGCCGGGGACAGTGGAGTACGCCGCCGGGGGCGGGCGTTTCGAACTGCGCCGGGGAGACCAGGTGCACGTCGGCGGAGCCGTGCACCCGCTCCCTTCACGCGCTCGGCGGTGA
- a CDS encoding AMP-dependent synthetase/ligase, with protein sequence MPISYSSTPLPHQNSGSSFAYDPDGGPVLVEPEIRRLDGEVREVAVPPLVPPVSHGSLADLPFENAAVEPARPVLSRRDDDGRWADVTAAEFVAQVLAVAKGMISEGLTPGDRIAIMARTSYEWTLLDFAAWAAGLVTVPVYPTSSVFQTRWILQDSGAVALVTETAGQAAALGPELPHLPDLRHLWVVEKDHVDRLAELGQPVPDAEVDVRRGMLGPDTLATLVYTSGTTGRPKGCALTHGNFLAEVDNAIELLYPVFKARTSEEAATLLFLPLSHVFGRMVAVACVRARVRLGHAPSLKSQDLLADLAAFRPTFLLAIPYMLEKVFNSARATAERGGRAAAFDRAAKIARRYGEAAQARASGTGPGPTASLKASRAFYDPLVYRRIRKALGGRIRYVVCGGSPLGRDLAAFYAGAGIDVYEGYGLTETTGAATVTPPLRPRLGTVGWPLPGTRVRIAADGEILLAGGQVLRGYWEPHAGGVVPASPDGWFPTGDIGRLDDEGYLSITGRKKEILITAGGKNTAPAPLENWLRSHPLISHCLVLGDRRPYITALITLDPDGITHWRQMNGKHPVPPELLVDDEELRGVLQRAVDEANKLVSRPESIRRFTVLPTDFTESSGQLTPTMKMRREVILRDFAQQVEALYAE encoded by the coding sequence ATGCCCATTTCGTACTCGTCAACGCCCTTACCGCACCAGAACTCCGGATCGTCGTTCGCATACGACCCGGACGGCGGGCCGGTCCTCGTCGAGCCCGAGATACGGCGGCTGGACGGGGAGGTGCGGGAGGTGGCCGTGCCCCCGCTGGTGCCGCCCGTGTCGCACGGGTCGCTGGCCGATCTGCCGTTCGAGAACGCGGCCGTGGAGCCGGCGCGCCCGGTGCTCAGCCGCCGGGACGACGACGGCCGCTGGGCGGACGTGACGGCGGCGGAGTTCGTCGCCCAGGTGCTGGCCGTGGCCAAGGGCATGATCTCCGAGGGGCTGACGCCGGGCGACCGGATCGCGATCATGGCGCGGACGTCGTACGAGTGGACCCTGCTGGACTTCGCGGCCTGGGCGGCCGGACTGGTGACCGTCCCGGTGTACCCGACCTCGTCCGTCTTCCAGACCCGCTGGATCCTCCAGGACTCCGGCGCCGTCGCCCTGGTGACGGAGACGGCCGGCCAGGCGGCGGCGCTCGGGCCCGAACTCCCGCACCTGCCCGACCTGCGGCACCTGTGGGTCGTCGAGAAGGACCACGTGGACCGGCTCGCGGAACTCGGACAGCCGGTGCCGGACGCCGAAGTCGACGTGCGGCGCGGGATGCTGGGCCCGGACACCCTGGCGACCCTCGTCTACACCTCCGGCACCACGGGCCGCCCCAAGGGCTGCGCGCTGACCCACGGCAACTTCCTGGCGGAGGTCGACAACGCGATCGAACTCCTCTACCCGGTCTTCAAGGCGCGCACCAGCGAGGAGGCGGCCACCCTCCTGTTCCTGCCGCTGTCCCACGTGTTCGGCCGGATGGTGGCCGTGGCCTGCGTGCGCGCCCGGGTCCGGCTGGGGCACGCGCCCAGCCTGAAGTCGCAGGACCTGCTGGCCGACCTGGCGGCCTTCCGGCCGACCTTCCTGCTGGCCATCCCGTACATGCTGGAGAAGGTCTTCAACAGCGCCCGCGCCACCGCCGAACGCGGCGGCAGGGCGGCCGCGTTCGACCGCGCGGCGAAGATCGCCCGTCGCTACGGCGAGGCGGCCCAGGCCCGGGCGAGCGGCACCGGCCCCGGCCCCACCGCCTCCCTGAAGGCGTCCCGCGCCTTCTACGACCCCCTGGTCTACCGCCGGATCCGCAAGGCCCTCGGCGGCCGGATCCGCTACGTCGTCTGCGGCGGCTCCCCGCTCGGCCGCGACCTTGCCGCGTTCTACGCGGGCGCGGGCATCGACGTGTACGAGGGCTACGGGCTGACCGAGACGACCGGCGCGGCCACCGTGACGCCGCCGCTCAGGCCACGGCTCGGCACGGTCGGCTGGCCGCTGCCCGGTACGCGGGTGCGGATCGCGGCGGACGGCGAGATCCTGCTCGCCGGGGGCCAGGTCCTGCGCGGCTACTGGGAACCGCACGCGGGCGGGGTGGTCCCGGCGTCGCCGGACGGCTGGTTCCCCACGGGCGACATCGGCCGGCTGGACGACGAGGGATACCTCAGCATCACCGGCCGCAAGAAGGAGATCCTGATCACCGCGGGCGGCAAGAACACGGCCCCGGCGCCGCTGGAGAACTGGCTGCGCTCGCACCCCCTGATCTCCCACTGCCTCGTCCTCGGCGATCGCCGCCCCTACATCACCGCCCTGATCACCCTCGACCCCGACGGCATCACCCACTGGCGGCAGATGAACGGCAAGCACCCGGTGCCGCCCGAACTGCTGGTGGACGACGAGGAACTGCGCGGGGTCCTGCAACGCGCGGTGGACGAGGCCAACAAGCTGGTCTCCCGGCCCGAGTCCATCCGCCGCTTCACCGTCCTGCCCACCGACTTCACGGAGTCGAGCGGGCAGTTGACCCCGACGATGAAGATGCGCCGGGAGGTGATCCTGCGGGACTTCGCCCAGCAGGTGGAGGCCCTGTACGCGGAGTGA
- a CDS encoding DoxX family protein, with protein sequence MSTAYVVVTVLGAVMAGFSAASVFLRAEWVVKPLADYGVPRGWWPWLGAAKAAGAAGLLAGLAVPVVGVAAGIGLVLYFTGAVVTVLRARWFSHVPFPLLYAAPVVGSLMLAATG encoded by the coding sequence ATGTCCACTGCGTACGTCGTTGTGACCGTGCTGGGCGCCGTGATGGCGGGGTTCTCGGCCGCGTCGGTCTTCCTGCGGGCCGAGTGGGTGGTGAAGCCGCTGGCCGACTACGGCGTGCCGCGCGGCTGGTGGCCCTGGCTGGGCGCCGCCAAGGCGGCCGGGGCGGCCGGGCTGCTGGCGGGCCTCGCGGTCCCGGTGGTCGGCGTGGCGGCCGGGATCGGGCTCGTCCTCTACTTCACCGGGGCGGTCGTCACGGTCCTCCGGGCGCGGTGGTTCTCGCACGTGCCGTTTCCGCTGCTGTACGCCGCCCCGGTGGTCGGGTCGCTGATGCTGGCGGCGACCGGCTGA
- a CDS encoding sigma-70 family RNA polymerase sigma factor: MGDVQTLSAARFETDRPHLRAVAYRMLGSLSDAEDAVQETWLRAERADIAGVQNLTGWLTTVTGRVCLNMLRSRRARPEQPYDDHTPTPEDGVDPEQEALLADSVGVAMLVVLNRLAPAERLAFVLHDLFAVPFDDIAPLVERTPAATRQPASRARRRVRGGAPATADLVRQREAVDAFLAAARGGDFEGLLALLDPDVVLTADKWVVPTPEAITLTGARPVAESALAATARARFTGPALLDGRVGLAMAPLGRLTLVLTFTVTATGITRIEVVADRDRLEGTEVAVLDA, translated from the coding sequence ATGGGGGACGTACAAACGCTTTCGGCAGCGCGATTCGAGACCGACCGGCCGCACCTGCGGGCGGTGGCGTACCGCATGCTGGGCTCGCTGAGCGACGCCGAGGACGCCGTCCAGGAGACCTGGCTGCGGGCGGAGCGAGCGGACATCGCCGGTGTCCAGAACCTCACCGGCTGGCTGACCACCGTCACCGGACGGGTCTGCCTGAACATGCTGCGCTCCCGCCGCGCCCGCCCCGAGCAGCCGTACGACGACCACACCCCCACCCCGGAGGACGGCGTCGACCCGGAGCAGGAGGCGCTCCTCGCCGACTCGGTCGGCGTCGCAATGCTGGTCGTGCTCAACCGCCTGGCACCCGCGGAGCGGCTGGCGTTCGTGCTGCACGACCTGTTCGCCGTGCCCTTCGACGACATCGCCCCGCTGGTCGAGCGCACCCCGGCCGCGACCCGCCAGCCGGCGAGCCGAGCCCGGCGGCGGGTGCGGGGCGGCGCGCCCGCGACCGCGGATCTGGTCCGGCAGCGCGAGGCGGTCGACGCCTTCCTGGCCGCGGCCCGCGGCGGTGACTTCGAGGGGCTGCTCGCGCTGCTCGACCCGGACGTCGTCCTCACCGCCGACAAGTGGGTCGTACCGACCCCCGAGGCGATCACGCTCACCGGCGCCCGCCCGGTCGCCGAGAGCGCCCTGGCCGCGACGGCCCGCGCCCGGTTCACGGGCCCGGCGCTGCTGGACGGCCGGGTGGGCCTGGCGATGGCCCCGCTGGGGCGCCTCACCCTGGTCCTCACCTTCACGGTCACCGCCACCGGCATCACCCGGATCGAGGTCGTCGCGGACCGCGACCGCCTGGAGGGGACGGAGGTCGCGGTCCTGGACGCCTGA
- a CDS encoding cold-shock protein, producing MATGTVKWFNAEKGFGFIAQEGGGPDVFVHYSAINATGFRSLEENQHVTFDVTQGPKGPQAENVTPV from the coding sequence ATGGCTACCGGAACCGTGAAGTGGTTCAACGCCGAAAAGGGCTTTGGTTTCATCGCCCAGGAAGGCGGCGGCCCCGACGTCTTCGTCCACTACTCCGCGATCAACGCGACCGGCTTCCGGTCCCTTGAGGAGAACCAGCACGTGACCTTCGACGTGACCCAGGGTCCGAAGGGCCCGCAGGCGGAGAACGTCACCCCGGTCTGA